CATCGACCGCATGGTCGCGGAGGGCCTCGTCACCAGGGACCGCGACGAGACCAACCGCGTGCGCGTGATCGTCGAGCTCACCGCGGAGGGCCGCGAGAAGTGGCTGGAGGCGATGCGCCTGGCCACGGTCTTCGAGGAGGACCTCCTCCAGGACCTGTCCCAGGAGGAGCGCGGCGCCCTCGGAGAAGTACTGACTCGCCTACTGCGCAGGGTCGAGCACGCCCAGCACGACGCGAGCGGACGCCTCAGCGACCTGGACTGAGCGGTCGTACGGAGCCGGAGCAACGGCTCCACCTCCGACGTTTGACAGTCGCCCGGCCGATCCGTAGAGTTCTTCGGGTTGCCACGGAGCCGTAACGGTTCTGCGACAGCACCTCCCGCCGCTGAGACGCGGCAAAACAAACTCTGCACGACATCCCACCGGGAACGATTTCGGCATGCCCGAATTCAATTCCACGGCTCGATTATGAGCCGCCGGGAAAACCCGCTAGAGTTTGAGACGTCGGAACGGCCCAACAGCCGGGAAGACAAGCCCCGCTGACTGGGAATCAGGCCCGAAAGGATCTGGTAGAGTCGGACTCGCCGGAAAGGGAAACGCGAAAGCCGAAAGGCCGGAGCGGGAACCGGAAAGGCACCGAGGAAATCGGACACGAAAGAGTCTGATAGAGTCGGAAACGCAAGAACAGCAAGACAAAAGAAACACCGAAGGGAAGCGCCCGGAGGAAAGCCCGAGAGGGTGAGTACAAAGGAAGCGTCCGTTCCTTGAGAACTCAACAGTGTGCCAAAAGTCAACGCCAGATATGTTGATACCCCGTCTACTGGAACATTGTTCTGGTGGCGAGGTTCCTTTGAAGAAAACATCAGCGAGGACGCTGTGAACCGGAAGATTATTCCTCTTCCTGGTTCCGCTCAACGCGGATGTGCACCGGATTACCGGTAAACATTCACGGAGAGTTTGATCCTGGCTCAGGACGAACGCTGGCGGCGTGCTTAACACATGCAAGTCGAACGATGAAGCCCTTCGGGGTGGATTAGTGGCGAACGGGTGAGTAACACGTGGGCAATCTGCCCTGCACTCTGGGACAAGCCCTGGAAACGGGGTCTAATACCGGATGATATCCCCTCTCGCATGGGAGGGGGTTGAAAGCTCCGGCGGTGCAGGATGAGCCCGCGGCCTATCAGCTAGTTGGTGAGGTAGAAGCTCACCAAGGCGACGACGGGTAGCCGGCCTGAGAGGGCGACCGGCCACACTGGGACTGAGACACGGCCCAGACTCCTACGGGAGGCAGCAGTGGGGAATATTGCACAATGGGCGAAAGCCTGATGCAGCGACGCCGCGTGAGGGATGACGGCCTTCGGGTTGTAAACCTCTTTCAGCAGGGAAGAAGCGAAAGTGACGGTACCTGCAGAAGAAGCGCCGGCTAACTACGTGCCAGCAGCCGCGGTAATACGTAGGGCGCAAGCGTTGTCCGGAATTATTGGGCGTAAAGAGCTCGTAGGCGGCTTGTCACGTCGGTTGTGAAAGCCCGGGGCTTAACCCCGGGTCTGCAGTCGATACGGGCAGGCTAGAGTGTGGTAGGGGAGATCGGAATTCCTGGTGTAGCGGTGAAATGCGCAGATATCAGGAGGAACACCGGTGGCGAAGGCGGATCTCTGGGCCATTACTGACGCTGAGGAGCGAAAGCGTGGGGAGCGAACAGGATTAGATACCCTGGTAGTCCACGCCGTAAACGGTGGGAACTAGGTGTTGGCGACATTCCACGTCGTCGGTGCCGCAGCTAACGCATTAAGTTCCCCGCCTGGGGAGTACGGCCGCAAGGCTAAAACTCAAAGGAATTGACGGGGGCCCGCACAAGCAGCGGAGCATGTGGCTTAATTCGACGCAACGCGAAGAACCTTACCAAGGCTTGACATATACCGGAAAGCATCAGAGATGGTGCCCCCCTTGTGGTCGGTATACAGGTGGTGCATGGCTGTCGTCAGCTCGTGTCGTGAGATGTTGGGTTAAGTCCCGCAACGAGCGCAACCCTTGTTCTGTGTTGCCAGCATGCCCTTCGGGGTGATGGGGACTCACAGGAGACTGCCGGGGTCAACTCGGAGGAAGGTGGGGACGACGTCAAGTCATCATGCCCCTTATGTCTTGGGCTGCACACGTGCTACAATGGCAGGTACAATGAGCTGCGAAGCCGCAAGGCGGAGCGAATCTCAAAAAGCCTGTCTCAGTTCGGATTGGGGTCTGCAACTCGACCCCATGAAGTCGGAGTTGCTAGTAATCGCAGATCAGCATTGCTGCGGTGAATACGTTCCCGGGCCTTGTACACACCGCCCGTCACGTCACGAAAGTCGGTAACACCCGAAGCCGGTGGCCCAACCCCTTGTGGGAGGGAGCTGTCGAAGGTGGGACTGGCGATTGGGACGAAGTCGTAACAAGGTAGCCGTACCGGAAGGTGCGGCTGGATCACCTCCTTTCTAAGGAGCATCTAGATTCCGCAAGGAATCCAGAGCCACTACGTCGGCAAATGTTCGACGGTGGTTAGCTCATGGGTGGAACGTTGACTATTCGGCACAGTTGGCCTGCTCGGGCCGCAAGTACTGTCCTTCGGGGCGTGGAACGCGATACGGGTGGGGTGACTGGGTCGGGCACGCTGTTGGGTATCTGAGGGTATGGCCGTATGGCTGCCTTCACTGCCGACCCCGGTGTAAGTCTGCTTCGGCGGGCTGTGACGGGTGGTTGGTCGTTGTTTGAGAACTGCACAGTGGACGCGAGCATCTGTGGCCAAGTTTTTAAGGGCGCACGGTGGATGCCTTGGCACCAGGAACCGATGAAGGACGTGGGAGGCCACGATAGTCCCCGGGGAGTCGTCAACCAGGCTTTGATCCGGGGGTTTCCGAATGGGGAAACCCGGCAGTCGTCATGGGCTGTCACCCGCTGCTGAACACATAGGCAGTGTGGAGGGAACGCGGGGAAGTGAAACATCTCAGTACCCGCAGGAAGAGAAAACAACCGTGATTCCGGGAGTAGTGGCGAGCGAAACCGGATGAGGCCAAACCGTATACGTGTGAGACCCGGCAGGGGTTGCGTGTGCGGGGTTGTGGGATCTCTCTTTCACAGTCTGCCGAGCTGTGAGACGAGTCAGAAACCGTTGATGTAGGCGAAGGACATGCGAAAGGTCCGGCGTAGAGGGTAAGACCCCCGTAGTCGAAACATCAGCGGCTCGTTTGAGAGACACCCAAGTAGCACGGGGCCCGAGAAATCCCGTGTGAATCTGGCGGGACCACCCGTTAAGCCTAAATATTCCCTGGTGACCGATAGCGGATAGTACCGTGAGGGAATGGTGAAAAGTACCGCGGGAGCGGAGTGAAATAGTACCTGAAACCGTGTGCCTACAAGCCGTGGGAGCGTCGCGCAAGGAACTTGTTCCTTGCGTCGTGACTGCGTGCCTTTTGAAGAATGAGCCTGCGAGTTTGCGGTGCGTTGCGAGGTTAACCCGTGTGGGGAAGCCGTAGCGAAAGCGAGTCCGAATAGGGCGATTCAGTAGCGCGCTCAAGACCCGAAGCGGAGTGATCTAGCCATGGGCAGGTTGAAGCGGCTGTAAGAGGTCGTGGAGGACCGAACCCACCAGGGTTGAAAACCTGGGGGATGACCTGTGGTTAGGGGTGAAAGGCCAATCAAACTCCGTGATAGCTGGTTCTCCCCGAAATGCATTTAGGTGCAGCGTCGTGTGTTTCTTGCCGGAGGTAGAGCACTGGATAGGCGATGGGCCCTACCGGGTTACTGACCTTAGCCAAACTCCGAATGCCGGTAAGTGAGAGCACGGCAGTGAGACTGTGGGGGATAAGCTCCATGGTCGAGAGGGAAACAGCCCAGAGCATCGACTAAGGCCCCTAAGCGTACGCTAAGTGGGAAAGGATGTGGAGTCGCAGAGACAACCAGGAGGTTGGCTTAGAAGCAGCCACCCTTGAAAGAGTGCGTAATAGCTCACTGGTCAAGTGATTCCGCGCCGACAATGTAGCGGGGCTCAAGCGTACCGCCGAAGTCGTGTCATTGCAGTAATAAGCCCCAACGGGTGCTGTGATGGGTAGGGGAGCGTCGTGTGCCGGGTGAAGCTGCAGCGGAAGCTAGTGGTGGACGGTTCACGAGTGAGAATGCAGGCATGAGTAGCGATACATACGTGAGAAACGTGTGCGCCGATTGACTAAGGGTTCCTGGGTCAAGCTGATCTGCCCAGGGTAAGTCGGGACCTAAGGCGAGGCCGACAGGCGTAGTCGATGGATAACCGGTTGATATTCCGGTACCCGCTGTGAAGCGTCAAACATCGAGCCCATTGATGCTAAGGCCGTGAAGCCGTCCTGGAGCCTTCGGGCAAAGGGAAGTGGTGGAGCCGCCGGTCCAAGGTGGTAGTAGGTGAGTGATGGGGTGACGCAGGAAGGTAGTCCAGCCCGGGCGGTGGTAGTCCCGGGGTAAGGGTGTAGGGCGTGTGATAGGTAAATCCGTCACGCATTAAGCCTGAGACCTGATGCCGAGCCGATTGTGGTGAAGTGGATGATCCTATGCTGTCGAGAAAAGCCTCTAGCGAGTTTCATGGCGGCCCGTACCCTAAACCGACTCAGGTGGTCAGGTAGAGAATACCGAGGCGTTCGGGTGAACTATGGTTAAGGAACTCGGCAAAATGCCCCCGTAACTTCGGGAGAAGGGGGGCCATCACCGGTGATCGGATTTACTCCGTGAGCTGGGGGTGGCCGCAGAGACCAGCGAGAAGCGACTGTTTACTAAAAACACAGGTCCGTGCGAAGCCGTAAGGCGATGTATACGGACTGACGCCTGCCCGGTGCTGGAACGTTAAGGGGACCGGTTAGTGCACTTTCGGGTGTGCGAAGCTGAGAACTTAAGCGCCAGTAAACGGCGGTGGTAACTATAACCATCCTAAGGTAGCGAAATTCCTTGTCGGGTAAGTTCCGACCTGCACGAATGGCGTAACGACTTCTCGACTGTCTCAACCATAGGCCCGGTGAAATTGCACTACGAGTAAAGATGCTCGTTTCGCGCAGCAGGACGGAAAGACCCCGGGACCTTTACTACAGTTTGATATTGGTGTTCGGTTCGGCTTGTGTAGGATAGGTGGGAGACTTTGAAGCGGGCACGCCAGTGTTCGTGGAGTCAACGTTGAAATACCACTCTGGTCGTGCTGGATGTCTAACCTGGGTCCGTGATCCGGATCAGGGACAGTGTCTGATGGGTAGTTTAACTGGGGCGGTTGCCTCCCAAAGAGTAACGGAGGCGCCCAAAGGTTCCCTCAGCCTGGTTGGTAATCAGGTGTTGAGTGTAAGTGCACAAGGGAGCTTGACTGTGAGACCGACGGGTCGAGCAGGGACGAAAGTCGGGACTAGTGATCCGGCGGTGGCTTGTGGAAGCGCCGTCGCTCAACGGATAAAAGGTACCCCGGGGATAACAGGCTGATCTTCCCCAAGAGTCCATATCGACGGGATGGTTTGGCACCTCGATGTCGGCTCGTCGCATCCTGGGGCTGGAGTCGGTCCCAAGGGTTGGGCTGTTCGCCCATTAAAGCGGTACGCGAGCTGGGTTTAGAACGTCGTGAGACAGTTCGGTCCCTATCCGCTGTGCGCGTAGGAATATTGAGAAGGGCTGTCCCTAGTACGAGAGGACCGGGACGGACGAACCTCTGGTGTGCCAGTTGTCCTGCCAAGGGCATGGCTGGTTGGCTACGTTCGGAAAGGATAACCGCTGAAAGCATCTAAGCGGGAAGCCTGCTTCGAGATGAGTATTCCCACCCCCTTTGAGGGGTTAAGGCTCCCAGTAGACGACTGGGTTGATAGGCCAGATCTGGAAGCCCGGTAACGGGTGGAGGTGACTGGTACTAATAGGCCGAGGGCTTGTCCTCAGTTGCTCGCGTCCACTGTGTTGGTTCTGAAACCACGAACAACCCCGTATGTCGGGCCACGACTACGGTGCGGTTGACAGTTTCATAGTGTTTCGGTGGTCATAGCGTGAGGGAAACGCCCGGTTACATTCCGAACCCGGAAGCTAAGCCTCACAGCGCCGATGGTACTGCAGGGGGGACCCTGTGGGAGAGTAGGACGCCGCCGAACTATTATTAACGGGAAACCCCCGCACCCTCTGGGTGCGGGGGTTTCCTGCGTTTAGGGTGCCTTTCCCGCGAGCAATTGGCCTGATGCCCGCAAAGGCAATTACTCCGGCCTCACCAATTTCGTGTCGTACGCCAGAATGACCGCCTGCACCCGGTCCCTCGCCCCCGTCTTCGCGAGGATGCGACCCACATGCGTTTTCACCGTCGACTCCGCGAGGTGCAGACGACCCGCGATCTCCGCGTTCGTCCAGCCCTGCCCGATGACCGTCAGGATTTCCCGCTCCCGATCCGTCAGCGAGGCCAGGCGTGGGTCCCGGTGAGGTGCGGTGTCGTCGCCGGAATGTGCCGGCAGGCGGTCGGCATACGCGTCGAGCAGGCGGCGGGTCAGGCTCGGGGCGACGACTGCGTCTCCCGTGGCGACCGCGCGGATGCCGGAGAGGAGCTCCTCCGGCAGCGCGTCCTTGATGAGGAACCCCGAGGCTCCTGCGCGCAGGCCCGCGTACGCGTACTCGTCGAGGTCGAACGTGGTGAGGATCAGGACGCGGGTGCGGTCGCCCGCCGCCACGATGCGGCGGGTGGCCTCGATGCCGTCGAGGCCCGGCATGCGGATGTCCATCAGGGCGACGTCCGGGTGGAGTTCGGCCGTCATGCGGACGGCTTCGCTGCCGTTGCCCGCCTCGCCCACCACCTTCATGTCGTCCTGGCTCTCCAGGAGCATGCGGAAGCCGAAGCGTTGCATCGGCTGGTCGTCGACGATGAGGACTGTGGTCACTGGGCGGGTTCCTTGGGGAGGCGGAGTTCGACGTGCCAGCCGACCTGCGGGTGCGGGAGCGGGCCTGCCTCAAGTGTCCCGCCGTACAAGGCCGTTCGCTCGCGCATTCCCGTGAGACCGCGACCGGAGGACGTGAGGCCCCGACCGGGGGACGTGAGACCGCGGCCGGAGGACCCGAAGCGGCTGCCGCCCACTCCCGTGTCCGTCACTCTCACCCGCACCCCGTCATCGCCGTACGTGACCTCCACGGTGGCCGTCGCCCCCGGGCCCCCGTGCTTGAGCGTGTTCGTGAGGGCCTCCTGCACCACGCGGTAGAGCGTGAGCTGACGGCCCGCCGGGAGGGAGTCCGGGTGGCCGTGCACCGTGCTGCGTACCGGAAGGCCCGCGGCCCGTACCCCGTCGATGAGTTGGTCCAGGTCGGTGAGCGACGGCTGGGGAGCGAGGGCGGCGGTCTCGGGGGCCTCCTCCCGCAGGACGTCCAGGAGCCGGCGCAGCTCCGTCAGGGCCTGGCGGCTGGTGGCGCCGATGGCCGTGAGGGCCTGGGCGGCGCGCTCCGGGGACTTGGCGGCGGCGTACGAGCCGCCGTCCGCGAGGGTCGTGATGACCGAGAGATTGTGGCCGATGATGTCGTGCATCTCCCGGGCGATACGCGTGCGTTCGGCATTGGTGGCCAGCTGTGCCTGCTGGTCGCGTTCGACTTCGAGCTGCTTGGCGCGCTGCACGAGCGAGGCCATGTACTCCTGGCGGGTGCGGAACGCGATGCCCATCAGGGCGACGATCGCGAAGCTCATCATCGTCGGGATCACCTGCTGGTCCCAGCCGCCCTGCGGATGGCGGAGGTGGCCGACCACGAGCGGCACCGCGAGCAGTCCGTACGACCAGGCCAGTGTGCGTGCGGGCAGCCGCGTCGCGATGTTGAAGAGGACGACGAGCAGGATGAGCGAGGCCTGGAGCATCGCGCCGGTCCAGTTGTTGACCAGCATCGCCAGGACCATGACGCCGTAGACGGCCAGGGGGTGGCGGCGGCGCCACAGGAGCGGCACCGAGAAGGCCAGCGTCATCGTGCCGATGATCCAGAGGTCGACCTTGTCGTTCGGCGCGATGTTGCGCCAGCCGCCGGACCAGACGTCGATGGAGTTGACGACCACGAAGAACCCGGTGAGCAGGAGGTCCCAGACCAGCGGTCGCCGCCGGTCGAAGGCGCGCACCCACTGGACGCCGCGCTCGACATACCGGGTCAGCGGCTGGGCGCCCGCGGTCCAGTCGTGGTCCGGGGCGCCCTGGGGGGAGTTCCGAGGGGTCACGGATTCATCCTCGTACGCCCCACGCTCATACGTCGCGTCGCTTCAGGAGGTAGGCCGCTGCCGCGAGGGATGCCACCGCCCACGCGCACAGCGCCACGAGCCCCGCGCCGGGGGAGAGTTCGCCGGATGTCGTGTGCAGGGCGGCGAGGGACTCGGCTGCCGGGAGCGGGAAGTAGTCCAGGAGGTCCTGCACGGTGTCGTTCGGGATCATCGTGGCGAGCTGCGGCAGGAGGATCAGGCCCCCGACGTACGCGCCGATCGCCCCCGGAATGCTGCGCAGGGCCGAGCCGAGGCCGAGCACGATGACGCCGATGAGGGTGGTCCCGGCGGCGGATCCGGCGAGTGCGCGCGCGATGCCGGGGTCGCCGAGTGACGCCTCCAGGTCCGTGCCCCCGAGGAACATCTGGGCCAGCGGGAACGCGAGGTAGTTGGTGACCAGGAGCGTTCCGAGCGCCACCGTGGTGAACACGGCGGCCTTGGACCAGAGCACCGGCAGCCGGCGCGGCACCGCGGTCATCGTGGCCCGCACCATGCCCGTCGAGTACTCGCCCGCGGTGATCAGGATGGCGAGGACCGCGATCGAG
This Streptomyces sp. NBC_01283 DNA region includes the following protein-coding sequences:
- a CDS encoding response regulator, with product MTTVLIVDDQPMQRFGFRMLLESQDDMKVVGEAGNGSEAVRMTAELHPDVALMDIRMPGLDGIEATRRIVAAGDRTRVLILTTFDLDEYAYAGLRAGASGFLIKDALPEELLSGIRAVATGDAVVAPSLTRRLLDAYADRLPAHSGDDTAPHRDPRLASLTDREREILTVIGQGWTNAEIAGRLHLAESTVKTHVGRILAKTGARDRVQAVILAYDTKLVRPE
- a CDS encoding sensor histidine kinase encodes the protein MTPRNSPQGAPDHDWTAGAQPLTRYVERGVQWVRAFDRRRPLVWDLLLTGFFVVVNSIDVWSGGWRNIAPNDKVDLWIIGTMTLAFSVPLLWRRRHPLAVYGVMVLAMLVNNWTGAMLQASLILLVVLFNIATRLPARTLAWSYGLLAVPLVVGHLRHPQGGWDQQVIPTMMSFAIVALMGIAFRTRQEYMASLVQRAKQLEVERDQQAQLATNAERTRIAREMHDIIGHNLSVITTLADGGSYAAAKSPERAAQALTAIGATSRQALTELRRLLDVLREEAPETAALAPQPSLTDLDQLIDGVRAAGLPVRSTVHGHPDSLPAGRQLTLYRVVQEALTNTLKHGGPGATATVEVTYGDDGVRVRVTDTGVGGSRFGSSGRGLTSPGRGLTSSGRGLTGMRERTALYGGTLEAGPLPHPQVGWHVELRLPKEPAQ
- a CDS encoding ABC transporter permease codes for the protein MSTATAVPAPYRLTSRGILRSEWHKLWTLRSTWIMLGVASVCTVILGMILGATYTSSPGEEIDPVTYALLGTQIGQVSIAVLAILITAGEYSTGMVRATMTAVPRRLPVLWSKAAVFTTVALGTLLVTNYLAFPLAQMFLGGTDLEASLGDPGIARALAGSAAGTTLIGVIVLGLGSALRSIPGAIGAYVGGLILLPQLATMIPNDTVQDLLDYFPLPAAESLAALHTTSGELSPGAGLVALCAWAVASLAAAAYLLKRRDV